In bacterium, a single genomic region encodes these proteins:
- a CDS encoding SDR family oxidoreductase, whose protein sequence is MSSTNVTKNELALSLEHQKILITGVSRPLGIGTAIARRCIEAGADIAVHGFPDYDLELNYPDAANDFPNDFVKELLAKGYTIEVLSPSDLSIPNEPARVIEEAAKKLDGLDGLVLNHAYSVSSDLEEWTAENIDAHFSANVRATMLLIQSFAKQIDQERGGVITLFTSGQYLGPMVKEIAYATSKEAIRGLCKQVAPALAPKNIRVNCINPGPTDTGYLEGSAYDEVASMFPSGRWGTVDDAAKLVQFLHSKHAHWITGQVIASEGGFRR, encoded by the coding sequence ATGAGTTCAACCAATGTGACAAAAAATGAGTTAGCACTATCTTTAGAACATCAAAAAATCCTTATTACTGGAGTAAGTCGTCCGCTTGGTATTGGGACGGCCATTGCCAGACGATGTATCGAGGCAGGGGCCGACATAGCTGTCCATGGTTTTCCTGACTATGATTTGGAATTGAATTATCCGGACGCAGCAAATGATTTTCCCAATGATTTCGTCAAAGAGCTATTAGCCAAAGGATATACTATAGAAGTACTGTCTCCGTCGGATCTGTCTATTCCAAATGAACCGGCGCGTGTTATTGAGGAAGCAGCGAAAAAGTTGGATGGGCTTGATGGTCTGGTGCTCAACCATGCCTATTCCGTCAGTTCTGATCTTGAAGAATGGACGGCTGAAAACATAGATGCGCATTTTTCTGCAAATGTTCGTGCCACTATGTTGCTGATCCAATCCTTCGCGAAACAGATTGACCAGGAACGCGGAGGTGTTATTACCTTATTTACCAGCGGACAGTATCTTGGTCCAATGGTCAAAGAAATAGCTTATGCTACATCAAAAGAAGCGATTCGGGGGCTCTGTAAACAAGTTGCGCCAGCACTTGCTCCGAAAAATATCCGCGTTAATTGTATAAATCCCGGACCAACCGATACCGGTTATCTGGAGGGTTCAGCTTATGACGAAGTTGCCAGTATGTTTCCTTCCGGACGTTGGGGAACTGTTGATGATGCTGCTAAATTGGTTCAATTTCTTCATAGCAAGCATGCCCACTGGATTACAGGTCAAGTGATTGCAAGTGAAGGAGGATTCAGACGATGA